In Pyricularia oryzae 70-15 chromosome 2, whole genome shotgun sequence, one genomic interval encodes:
- a CDS encoding DNA replication licensing factor mcm2, whose protein sequence is MSSPLRSNMDSANRGLAAGSSNRKRARPDDGTSSIAAASSPMPSSPPAFHMAHGADDNDDDIEEDAEIQDDIDEIDEMAEDDVDLFRDGYERDYQQDENDRYEGIDIDDEGNYEGLDIAERRRLEAQLNRRDREVARRQRIPAAFLPGEDEDGDIDLTAQPRRRRHRYDEDMDEDMDADIMAEELSLEALHDVKAASLTDWVSNPAVQRTIKREFKAFLTEYTDEHGSSVYGNRIKTLGEVNAESLEVSYEHLAATKATLAYFLANAPTEILKLFDEVAMDVVLIHYPDYERIHSEIHVRIFDLPVHYTLRQLRQSHLNCLVRVSGVVTRRTGVFPQLKYVKVDCTKCGVTLGPFQQESNVEVKVTYCQNCQSRGPFTLNSEKTVYRNYQKLTLQESPGTVPAGRLPRQRDVVLLWDLIDKAKPGEEIEVTGTYRNNYDAQLNNRNGFPVFATILEANNIVKAHDQLAGFRMTEEDEQEIRKLSKDPQIVDKIINSIAPSIYGHTDIKTAVALSLFGGVAKTAKGLHHVRGDINVLLLGDPGTAKSQVLKYAEKTAHRAVFATGQGASAVGLTASVRRDPLTSEWTLEGGALVLADKGTCLIDEFDKMNDQDRTSIHEAMEQQTISISKAGIVTTLQARCGIIAAANPIGGRYNSTIPFSSNVELTEPILSRFDILCVVRDTVDPAEDERLARFIVGSHSRSHPTTMAQSQTADGSMEVEHDSEQADTQGSERKKEGEIPQDLLRKYIKYARERCSPKLYHMDEDKVARLFADMRRESLATGAYPITVRHLEAIIRISEAFCRMRLSEYCTAQDIDRAIAVTVDSFVGSQKVSCKKALARAFAKYTLARPGAGAGRRLAGTGRGGRASAAASA, encoded by the exons ATGAG CTCGCCGTTGAGGAGCAACATGGATTCGGCGAACCGTGGCCTCGCCGCGGGGAGCTCCAATCGCAAGCGGGCTCGCCCGGATGATGGCACATCATCTATCGCAGCGGCGTCCAGCCCCATGCCTTCATCACCCCCAGCATTCCATATGGCGCATGGCGCtgacgacaacgacgacgacatcgAGGAGGACGCCGAGATTCAAGATGacattgacgagattgatgaGATGGCAGAGGATGACGTCGACCTGTTCCGTGATGGATATGAACGTGATTACCAGCAAGATGAGAACGATCGATACGAGGGCATCGATATCGACGATGAAGGCAACTATGAGGGTCTCGATATTGCCGAGAGGAGGCGCCTCGAGGCTCAACTAAACAGGAGAGATCGAGAAGTTGCCCGTCGTCAACGAATTCCAGCCGCCTTCCTCCCCGgtgaggatgaggatggtGATATCGATCTTACAGCACAgccccgtcgtcgtcgccaccGCTACGATGAGGACATGGACGAGGACATGGATGCGGACATTATGGCCGAGGAGCTTTCTCTGGAGGCTCTTCACGACGTAAAGGCTGCCAGCTTGACTGATTGGGTGTCGAACCCTGCAGTTCAACGCACAATCAAGCGCGAGTTCAAGGCCTTCCTCACCGAGTACACAGATGAGCATGGATCGTCTGTCTACGGTAACCGCATCAAGACCCTGGGTGAAGTCAACGCCGAGTCTCTTGAAGTCTCGTACGAGCACCTTGCCGCAACCAAAGCTACTTTGGCCTACTTTCTTGCCAATGCTCCCACGGAGATTCTCAAACTCTTCGATGAGGTCGCCATGGACGTTGTTTTGATTCACTACCCTGACTACGAACGCATCCATTCCGAGATCCACGTCCGCATTTTCGACCTTCCAGTCCACTACACGCTGCGTCAGCTCCGTCAATCCCACTTGAACTGCCTGGTTCGTGTCAGTGGAGTAGTAACACGACGGACTGGTGTATTCCCCCAGTTGAAGTACGTCAAGGTTGACTGCACCAAGTGTGGAGTCACCCTTGGTCCCTTCCAGCAGGAGTCCAACGTTGAGGTCAAAGTAACCTATTGCCAGAACTGCCAGAGTCGGGGTCCCTTCACCCTCAACTCGGAGAAGACGGTTTACCGCAATTACCAGAAGTTGACCCTCCAAGAATCTCCCGGAACCGTCCCAGCAGGACGTTTGCCTCGGCAGAGGGACGTTGTTCTCTTGTGGGACCTGATCGACAAGGCCAAGCCTGGAGAGGAGATTGAGGTCACTGGCACTTACCGAAACAACTACGATGCTCAGCTTAACAACCGAAACGGATTCCCTGTCTTTGCAACTATTCTTGAAGCCAACAACATAGTCAAGGCGCATGACCAGCTTGCAGGGTTCCGTATgaccgaggaggatgagCAGGAGATTCGAAAATTGTCCAAAGACCCCCAGATTGTGGACAAGATCATCAACTCCATTGCCCCCAGCATCTACGGTCACACCGACATCAAGACCGCTGTCGCGCTGTCTCTGTTTGGCGGTGTCGCCAAGACGGCCAAGGGTCTTCATCATGTTCGTGGAGACATCAACGTGCTGCTCCTGGGAGACCCGGGAACAGCGAAATCTCAAGTCCTGAAGTACGCCGAGAAGACAGCTCACAGAGCAGTCTTTGCTACAGGTCAAGGTGCCAGTGCAGTGGGTCTGACGGCTAGTGTCCGTCGTGATCCTCTGACATCGGAATGGACCTTGGAAGGCGGCGCGCTTGTGCTTGCAGACAAGGGCACCTGTCTGATCGATGAGTTCGACAAGATGAACGACCAGGACCGTACCTCAATTCACGAAGCCATGGAACAACAGACTATTTCAATCTCAAAGGCTGGTATCGTGACCACACTACAGGCCCGCTGTGGCATCATTGCCGCCGCTAACCCGATCGGTGGTCGCTACAACTCAACGATTCCCTTCTCGTCCAACGTTGAACTGACAGAGCCTATTCTGTCCCGTTTTGACATTCTTTGCGTCGTCCGCGATACTGTGGACCCGGCCGAAGATGAACGTCTTGCTCGATTTATTGTTGGGTCGCACAGCCGTAGTCACCCGACGACTATGGCACAGAGCCAGACTGCAGATGGCTCGATGGAGGTGGAGCACGACTCTGAGCAAGCTGATACGCAGGGTAGCGAGCGCAAGAAGGAGGGCGAAATTCCTCAAGACCTCTTGCGCAAGTACATCAAGTACGCGCGTGAGAGGTGCTCGCCCAAGCTGTACCACATGGACGAGGATAAGGTTGCCAGACTTTTCGCCGACATGAGACGGGAGTCCCTGGCCACTGGAGCTTATCCGATCACT GTTCGCCACTTGGAAGCTATCATCCGAATCAGCGAAGCTTTCTGCCGGATGCGACTTTCGGAGTACTGCACGGCGCAGGACATCGACCGTGCAATTGCCGTCACGGTAGATTCATTTGTGGGCAGTCAAAAGGTCAGCTGCAAGAAAGCCCTCGCGCGGGCTTTTGCCAAGTACACTCTTGCCCGGCCCGGCGCCGGAGCGGGTCGCCGGCTGGCCGGTACAGGGCGAGGCGGCAGAGCTTCCGCCGCTGCCAGCGCCTGA
- a CDS encoding beta-glucosidase, giving the protein MTVRRRGVPMAEIDVEEVLKKLTVAEKVDLLSGIDFWHTKPLHHHGIPSLRLSDGPNGVRGTRFFNGVRAACFPCGTALGATFNQELLEEAGRKMGEDAKTKSAHAILGPTINMQRGPLGGRGFESLSEDPVLAGLGAAAIVRGIQSTGVQATIKHFVCNDQEHRRNAVQSILTERALREIYALPFQIAVRDSNPASFMTGYNGVNGTYCSENTKLLDDMLRKEWGWDGMVMSDWYGTYTTTEAANAGLDLEMPGPPRFRGDLLKFCVDTDKVRRHVLDERARAMLKFINKCAAAGVEENGPETTDQDTPETAALLRRIGTDSQVLLKNDKNVLPLSKDKKTVVIGPNAKVATYHGGGSASLLAFYAVTPFDGIKAKLGKEPEFAVGAYSHKMLPVLGGACQTAKGQPGMTMRVFNEPPTDADRACTDEFTFTKTEHLFVDYYNPKLKSKTWYADYEGYLVAEEDCTWEFGVVVSGSGKLFINGDLVVDNASKQKRGDAFFGTGTVEEKGTYKLTKGEKYHIKLEYGSAPTSTLPTEGMALGEGALRIGGCKIIDAKEEIAKAAALAKDADQVIICGGLNADWETEGHDRDDMRLPAPMDDLIAAVAAANKNTVVIMQSGTPVEMPWHDDVAAIVQSWYGGNETGNAIADVLFGDVNPSGKLPLSFPKRLQDNPAFLNFRAEGARTLYGEDVYIGYRFYEATDRAVLYPFGHGLSYTTFAFGDLKVGKDDKLVTVEAAVSNTGSVKGAEVVQVYVAPKQKSSVNRPVKELKGFAKVELDAGEKKTVKVDIETKYAASFWDEHRNQWCVEQGEYEVIVSDSSAVLDSKALKGSFKISETFWWSGV; this is encoded by the exons ATGACAGTTCGAAGACGAGGAGTTCCAATGGCGGAAATCGACGTAGAGGAGGTGCTCAAGAAGCTCACAGTCGCCGAGAAGGTTGACTTGCTATCCG GTATCGACTTTTGGCACACCAAGCCTCTACACCACCATGGAATCCCTTCCCTGAGGCTATCAGACGGCCCCAACGGCGTCCGTGGAACCCGCTTCTTCAACGGCGTCAGGGCGGCCTGCTTTCCCTGCGGGACGGCGCTGGGAGCCACCTTCAACCAGGAACTCCTGGAAGAGGCCGGCCGCAAGATGGGTGAGGACGCCAAGACAAAGAGCGCCCATGCCATCCTCGGCCCGACCATCAACATGCAGCGTGGCCCGCTCGGCGGCCGTGGGTTCGAGTCGCTGAGCGAGGATCCTGTGCTGGCCGGactcggcgccgccgccatcgtgCGCGGCATCCAGAGCACCGGCGTCCAGGCCACCATCAAGCACTTTGTGTGCAACGACCAGGAGCACCGCCGCAACGCCGTCCAGAGCATCCTGACGGAGCGCGCCCTCCGCGAGATCTACGCCCTGCCGTTCCAGATCGCCGTGCGCGACTCCAACCCGGCCTCTTTCATGACGGGCTACAACGGCGTCAACGGCACCTACTGCAGCGAAAACACAAAGCTGCTCGACGACATGCTGCGAAAGGAGTGGGGCTGGGACGGCATGGTCATGAGCGACTGGTACGGCACCTACACCACCACCGAGGCCGCCAACGCCGGCCTCGACCTCGAGATGCCCGGCCCTCCGCGCTTCAGGGGCGACCTCCTCAAGTTCTGCGTCGACACCGACAAGGTGCGCAGGCACGTTCTCGACGAGCGCGCCCGCGCCATGCTCAAGTTCATCAATAagtgcgccgccgccggcgtcgagGAGAACGGCCCCGAGACCACGGACCAGGACACCCCCGAGACGGCGGCCCTGCTGCGCCGCATCGGCACCGACTCGCAGGTGCTGCTCAAGAATGACAAGAATGTCCTGCCGCTcagcaaggacaagaagacgGTCGTCATCGGCCCCAACGCCAAGGTCGCCACCTACCACGGCGGTGGCTCGGCCTCTCTTCTGGCCTTTTACGCCGTCACGCCGTTCGACGGCATCAAGGCCAAGCTCGGCAAGGAGCCTGAGTTCGCCGTCGGTGCCTACTCGCACAAGATGCTGCCCGTTCTGGGCGGCGCTTGCCAGACCGCCAAGGGCCAGCCCGGCATGACCATGCGTGTCTTTAACGAGCCGCCAACCGATGCCGACCGGGCATGCACCGATGAGTTCACCTTCACAAAGACCGAACACCTGTTTGTCGACTACTACAACCCCAAGCTCAAGTCAAAGACATGGTATGCAGACTACGAGGGCTACCTCGTCGCCGAGGAGGACTGCACCTGGGAGTTTGGTGTCGTCGTCAGCGGCTCCGGCAAGCTTTTCATCAATGGTGATC TCGTCGTTGATAACGCAAGCAAGCAGAAGCGGGGTGACGCCTTCttcggcaccggcaccgtcGAGGAGAAGGGCACCTACAAGCTCACCAAGGGCGAAAAGTACCACATCAAGCTCGAGTACGGCAGCGCGCCGACCTCGACGCTGCCGACCGAGGGCATGGCTCTGGGCGAGGGCGCGCTGCGGATAGGCGGGTGCAAGATCATCGACGCCAAGGAGGAGATCGCcaaggcggcggcgctggccaaGGACGCGGACCAGGTCATCATCTGCGGCGGGCTCAACGCCGACTGGGAGACCGAGGGCCACGACCGCGACGACATGAGGCTGCCGGCACCCATGGACGATCTCATCGCCGCCGTGGCCGCTGCCAACAAGAACACGGTCGTCATCATGCAGTCGGGCACGCCCGTCGAGATGCCCTGGCACGACGACGTCGCCGCCATCGTGCAGTCGTGGTACGGTGGCAACGAGACGGGCAACGCTATCGCCGACGTGCTCTTTGGCGACGTCAACCCCAGCGGCAAGCTGCCCCTGTCCTTCCCCAAGCGCCTGCAGGACAACCCGGCCTTCCTCAACTTCCGCGCCGAGGGCGCCCGCACCCTATACGGCGAGGACGTCTACATCGGCTACCGCTTCTACGAGGCCACCGACCGCGCCGTGCTCTACCCCTTTGGCCACGGCCTGAGCTACACCACGTTTGCCTTTGGCGACTTGAAGGTCGGCAAAGACGACAAGCTCGTGACCGTTGAGGCCGCCGTGTCCAACACGGGCAGCGTCAAGGGTGCCGAGGTCGTTCAGGTCTACGTCGCGCCCAAGCAAAAGTCGAGCGTCAACAGGCCCGTCAAGGAGCTCAAGGGCTTCGCCAAGGTTGAGCTCGACGCCGGCGAGAAGAAGACGGTCAAGGTCGACATTGAGACCAAGTACGCCGCAAGCTTCTGGGACGAGCACCGCAACCAGTGGTGCGTCGAGCAGGGCGAGTACGAGGTCATTGTCAGCGACAGCAGCGCCGTCCTCGATTCCAAGGCCCTGAAGGGCTCATTCAAGATATCCGAGACATTCTGGTGGTCTGGTGTGTAG